Proteins encoded within one genomic window of Lampris incognitus isolate fLamInc1 chromosome 1, fLamInc1.hap2, whole genome shotgun sequence:
- the hk2 gene encoding hexokinase-2 isoform X4 encodes MEEMQNVDLVEGDLGRMCVNMEWGGFGEHGELDDFCTEFDYTVDDQSSTPGKQRYEKMISGMYLGEIVRNVLLEFTSKGLLFRGKLSERLKTRGIFETKFLTQIESDRLALRQVRSILQHLGLTSSTCEDGILVKEVCSVVARRAAQLCGAGLAAVVDKIRQNRNLEQLCITVGVDGTLYKMHPHFSSIMRETVQDLAPQCEVTFLQSEDGSGKGAALITAVACRIRESEQH; translated from the exons ATGGAAGAAATGcagaatgtggacctggtggaagGTGATCTCGGCCGCATGTGCGTCAacatggagtggggggggtttggcGAACATGGTGAACTAGATGACTTCTGCACCGAGTTTGACTACACTGTGGATGATCAGTCCTCCACCCCAGGCAAACAGAG ATATGAGAAGATGATCAGTGGCATGTACCTGGGGGAGATAGTGAGGAATGTGTTGCTGGAGTTTACTTCCAAGGGCCTGCTGTTCAGGGGGAAGCTGTCTGAGCGGCTCAAGACTCGAGGCATCTTTGAAACAAAATTCCTGACGCAGATTGAGAG TGACCGCCTGGCCCTGCGGCAGGTGCGCTCCATTCTACAGCACCTGGGTCTCACCAGCTCCACATGTGAAGACGGTATACTGGTGAAGGAGGTATGCAGCGTTGTGGCCCGCCGGGCAGCCCAGCTCTGTGGCGCTGGGCTGGCCGCCGTGGTGGATAAGATAAGACAGAACCGCAACCTGGAGCAGCTCTGCATCACCGTGGGCGTGGACGGCACACTCTACAAAATGCACCCACA TTTCTCCAGCATCATGCGTGAGACTGTGCAGGATTTGGCACCACAGTGTGAGGTGACTTTCCTTCAGTCTGAAGATGGAAGTGGGAAGGGAGCAGCATTGATCACAGCAGTGGCCTGCAGGATCAGAGAGTCGGAGCAGCACTGA